In Geopsychrobacter electrodiphilus DSM 16401, a single window of DNA contains:
- the groES gene encoding co-chaperone GroES has translation MKLRPLQDRIIVERIEEETKTKGGIIIPDTVSKEKPQEGKVIAVGKGKMNEDGKLIPMDVKVGDRVLFGKYSGSEVKIDGEEYLIMREDDILGVVEK, from the coding sequence ATGAAGCTTAGACCTTTGCAGGATCGGATCATTGTTGAGCGCATTGAAGAGGAAACGAAGACCAAGGGTGGCATCATCATCCCGGACACCGTCTCCAAGGAAAAGCCGCAAGAAGGTAAGGTTATTGCTGTTGGCAAGGGGAAAATGAATGAAGATGGCAAGCTGATCCCGATGGACGTCAAGGTCGGCGATCGCGTGCTCTTCGGCAAATATTCTGGTAGCGAAGTCAAAATCGATGGCGAAGAATATTTGATCATGCGTGAGGATGACATTCTCGGCGTGGTTGAGAAATAA